In Hyla sarda isolate aHylSar1 chromosome 12, aHylSar1.hap1, whole genome shotgun sequence, a genomic segment contains:
- the LOC130296843 gene encoding vesicle-fusing ATPase-like, whose amino-acid sequence MRLFTMTCALKMILSCSYWSSCLPPVLPFFTLGLPDERGCVQILNIHTARMREDNFMTSDVEIGELATETKNFSGAELEGLVRAAQSTAMNRHIKATTKVEVNMEKAEQLQVTKVDFLTSLENNIKPVSCPAVNMAASHTLKMPVEITSKLVKPADYLIYLTQL is encoded by the exons ATGAGGCTCTTCACAATGACTTGTGCATTGAAGATGATCTTGTCTTGCTCCTATTGGTCATCATGTTTACCTCCTGTATTaccattttttactttaggtttaCCTGATGAGAGAGGTTGTGTCCAGATCCTCAATATCCACACTGCTCGGATGAGGGAGGACAATTTTATGACTTCAGATGTAGAAATAGGCGAACTGGCTACAGAAACCAAAAACTTCAGTGGTGCCGAGCTGGAGGGGCTGGTGAGGGCAGCGCAGTCCACTGCCATGAACCGGCATATCAAG GCCACCACTAAAGTAGAAGTTAATATGGAGAAGGCCGAACAACTCCAGGTTACAAAAGTAGACTTTCTCACTTCTCTGGAAAATAACATCAAGCCTGTAAGTTGTCCTGCAGTCAACATGGCCGCTTCTCATACCCTAAAGATGCCTGTGGAAATAACATCAAAGCTAGTCAAACCTGCCGATTATCTTATTTATCTTACCCAATTATGA